From a region of the Oncorhynchus mykiss isolate Arlee chromosome 32, USDA_OmykA_1.1, whole genome shotgun sequence genome:
- the LOC118946472 gene encoding ice nucleation protein InaA-like encodes MGDDTTVELGDDTTVELGDVTTVELGDDTTVELGDDTTVELGDITTVELGDDTTVEMGDDMTVELGDDTTVELGDDTTVELGDVTTVELGDDTTVELGDDTTVELGEVTTVELGDDTTVELGDVTTVELGDDTTVELGDDTTVELGDDTTVELGDDMTVELGDDTTVELGDDTTVELGDDTTVELGDDTTVELGDITTVELGDDTTVEMGDDTTVELGDDTTVELGDDTTVELGDVTTVELGDVTTVELGDDTTVELGDDTTVELGDDMTVELGDDTTVEMGDDTTVELGDVTTVELGDDTTVELGDDTTVELGEVTTVELGDDTTVELGDVTTVELGDDTTVELGDVMTVELGDDTTVELGDVTTVELGEVTTVELGDDTTVELGDDTTVELGDDMTVELGDDMTVELGDDTTVELGDVTTVELGDDTTVELGDDTTVELGESLSAG; translated from the coding sequence atgggtgacgacacgacagtggagctgggtgacgacacgacagtggagCTGGGTGACGTCACAACAGTGGAGCTGggtgacgacacgacagtggagctgggtgacgacacgacagtggagCTGGGTGACATCACGACAGTGGAGCTGggtgacgacacgacagtggagATGGGTGACGACATGACAGTGGAGCTGggtgacgacacgacagtggagctgggtgacgacacgacagtggagCTGGGTGACGTCACGACAGTGGAGCTGggtgacgacacgacagtggagctgggtgacgacacgacagtggagCTGGGTGAAGTCACGACAGTGGAGCTGggtgacgacacgacagtggagCTGGGTGACGTCACGACAGTGGAGCTGggtgacgacacgacagtggagctgggtgacgacacgacagtggagctgggtgacgacacgacagtggagCTGGGTGACGACATGACAGTGGAGCTGggtgacgacacgacagtggagctgggtgacgacacgacagtggagctgggtgacgacacgacagtggagctgggtgacgacacgacagtggagCTGGGTGACATCACGACAGTGGAGCTGggtgacgacacaacagtggagatgggtgacgacacgacagtggagctgggtgacgacacgacagtggagctgggtgacgacacgacagtggagCTGGGTGACGTCACGACAGTGGAGCTGGGTGACGTCACGACAGTGGAGCTGggtgacgacacgacagtggagctgggtgacgacacgacagtggagCTGGGTGACGACATGACAGTGGAGCTGggtgacgacacgacagtggagatgggtgacgacacgacagtggagCTGGGTGACGTCACGACAGTGGAGCTGggtgacgacacgacagtggagctgggtgacgacacgacagtggagCTGGGTGAAGTCACGACAGTGGAGCTGggtgacgacacgacagtggagCTGGGTGACGTCACGACAGTGGAGCTGGGAGACGACACGACAGTGGAGCTGGGCGACGTCATGACAGTGGAGCTGggtgacgacacgacagtggagCTGGGTGACGTCACGACAGTGGAGCTGGGTGAAGTCACGACAGTGGAGCTGggtgacgacacgacagtggagctgggtgacgacacgacagtggagCTGGGTGACGACATGACAGTGGAGCTGGGTGACGACATGACAGTGGAGCTGGGTGACGACACGACAGTAGAGCTGGGTGACGTCACGACAGTGGAGCTGggtgacgacacgacagtggagctgggtgacgacacgacagtggagCTGGGCGAGTCCTTGTCAGCAGGATGA